A window of Castanea sativa cultivar Marrone di Chiusa Pesio chromosome 1, ASM4071231v1 contains these coding sequences:
- the LOC142622326 gene encoding cytochrome P450 734A1 encodes MEQLLLSLLKLVFISLIILVFVLKVVVVLWWRPRKIENHFSKQGIRGPPYRFFIGNVKELVSMMLKASSQPMPFSHNILPRVLSFYHHWKKIYGATFLVWFGPTVRLTIADPELIRDIFTSKSEFYEKVEAHPLVKQLEGDGLLSLKGEKWAHHRKIITPTFHMENLKLLIPVVAKSVVDMLDKWSAMSDSGEVEIEVSEWFQNLTEDVITRTAFGCSYEDGKAVFRLQAQQMMLAADVFQKVFIPGYRFLPTKRNMNSWKLDKEIRKSVTKLIERRKENCCGYVSVEKSPKDLLGLMIQASNTSPSSSSSNFTIHDIVEECKSFFFAGKQTTSNLLTWTTVLLAMHPQWQVQAREEVQRVCGSRGIPTKDDVLKLKTLSMILNESLRLYPPTIATIRRAKVDVDLGAYKIPRGTEILIPILAIHHDQAMWGNDANEFNPARFSEGVARAAKHPVAFIPFGLGVRSCIGQNLALLQAKLVLAILLQRFSFRLAPSYQHAPTVLMLLYPQYGAPIIFQPLSPPAVPKDQGS; translated from the exons ATGGAGCAGCTGCTGTTGTCTTTGCTGAAGCTTGTTTTTATATCTTTGATAATCCTAGTGTTTGTGTTAAAGGTGGTAGTGGTTCTTTGGTGGAGACCCAGAAAGATTGAAAACCATTTCTCCAAGCAAGGGATCAGAGGACCCCCTTACCGTTTCTTCATTGGAAATGTCAAAGAACTTGTGTCCATGATGTTAAAGGCCTCCTCTCAACCCATGCCTTTCTCTCACAACATACTCCCTAGAGTCCTCTCCTTCTACCATCACTGGAAAAAAATCTATg GTGCAACATTTCTTGTGTGGTTTGGACCCACAGTTCGTCTCACCATAGCTGATCCAGAACTCATAAGGGATATCTTCACCTCCAAGTCAGAATTTTATGAGAAGGTAGAGGCTCATCCACTTGTTAAACAGCTTGAAGGTGATGGCCTCCTAAGCCTCAAAGGAGAAAAATGGGCTCACCATAGGAAAATCATCACCCCCACTTTCCACATGGAAAATCTCAAA ttgtTGATACCTGTGGTGGCCAAGAGTGTGGTGGATATGTTGGACAAATGGTCAGCAATGTCAGATTCTGGTGAGGTTGAAATTGAAGTTTCCGAATGGTTCCAAAACTTAACAGAAGATGTCATTACTCGAACAGCATTTGGTTGTAGCTATGAAGATGGGAAAGCCGTTTTCCGACTACAAGCTCAACAAATGATGCTTGCTGCTGatgtttttcaaaaagtttttatcCCTGGTTACAG ATTCCTACCCACAAAGAGAAACATGAATTCTTGGAAATTGGATAAGGAAATCAGGAAATCAGTAACAAAGCTTATAGAACGCCGAAAGGAAAATTGTTGTGGATATGTATCAGTGGAGAAAAGTCCCAAAGATTTGCTGGGTCTAATGATTCAAGCATCAAATACAtccccatcatcatcatcttcaaacTTCACTATCCATGACATTGTGGAAGAGTGCAAGAGCTTTTTCTTTGCTGGCAAACAGACCACCTCCAATTTGCTTACGTGGACAACTGTTCTTCTAGCAATGCACCCACAGTGGCAGGTACAGGCACGTGAGGAGGTCCAAAGGGTATGTGGATCACGTGGTATTCCCACCAAAGATGATGTTTTAAAGCTTAAGACG CTGAGCATGATCTTGAATGAGTCCTTGCGATTGTACCCTCCAACGATTGCGACGATCAGACGAGCCAAAGTTGATGTTGATCTTGGGGCCTACAAAATCCCACGTGGGACAGAGATCTTGATTCCAATCCTCGCCATTCACCATGATCAAGCAATGTGGGGCAATGATGCTAATGAGTTCAACCCTGCTCGATTCTCTGAGGGGGTGGCACGTGCCGCCAAGCACCCAGTGGCTTTCATCCCCTTCGGCCTTGGGGTCCGCTCGTGCATCGGACAAAATCTAGCTCTATTGCAAGCAAAACTTGTGCTTGCTATCCTATTGCAACGCTTCTCCTTTAGGTTGGCCCCAAGTTATCAACATGCGCCAACGGTGTTAATGTTACTTTACCCACAATATGGTGCACCCATCATTTTCCAACCATTGTCCCCTCCTGCAGTCCCCAAAGATCAAGGGTCCTAA